In Argiope bruennichi chromosome 4, qqArgBrue1.1, whole genome shotgun sequence, a single window of DNA contains:
- the LOC129966197 gene encoding zinc finger protein 729-like yields MDDQPLDLSSFKKSCPAASEGQQKSTEGEKQISVVGKSSLPFKKRKFESTSATSDSASRSILESLLTRPNKNVQNVSKEKSVLTEGLSPSSGEKSHGASGSSSIITAQKEQKLTQHSSSDDMTRKEDAIELSKSAGASENSDFSDQESSSDSDNGRPYGCIHCNKSFDQPVALVYHFRIHGKPFICKCCKKKYRQAPDFIKHIQKHAGEGGTPFSCPDCSKGLCRKVNLNKHLTIHRPKKKDSGKHTMIHGNSPKTDMEKHEIIHGDSSSKADLEKQKAIHGNSPNKVDLEQHMTIRGNSSNKVDIEKQKIVHGNSPNKIDQGKHVTIPGNSPKKVYLEQHMTIHGKSPSKLDLEKHRMAHGKSPSKLDLEKHRMIHGKSPSKLDLEKHRMIHGKSPSKLDLEKHRMIHGKSPSKLDLEKHRMIHGKSPSKLDLEKHRMIHGKSPSKLDLEKHRMIHGKSPSKLDLEKHRMIHGKSPSKLDLEKHRMIHGKSPSKLDLEKHRMIHGKSPSKLDLEKHRMIHGKSPSKLDLEKHRMIHGKSPSKLDLEKHRMIHGKSPSKLDLEKHRMIHGKSPSKLDLEKHRMIHGKSPSKLDLEKHRMIHGKSPSKLDLEKHRMIHGKSPSKLDLEKHRMIHGKSPSKLDLEKHRMIHGKSPSKLDLEKHRMIHGKSPSKLDLEKHRMIHGKSPSKLDLEKHRMIHGKSPNKADLVKHEIIHGNSPSKTNLGKHMAIHGNSPEKVNMEKHMTIHSNSPSKVNLEKEKAIHKNSPKKLDLEKGHDDRMR; encoded by the coding sequence ATGGATGATCAACCTCTTGATTTAAGCTCATTTAAGAAATCTTGTCCCGCTGCATCAGAAGGTCAGCAGAAATCTACAGAAGGAGAGAAACAAATATCTGTTGTCGGAAAGTCTTCCTTaccatttaaaaagagaaaatttgaatCAACAAGTGCAACATCAGATAGTGCTTCCAGGTCAATTCTTGAATCTTTACTTACAAGGCCAAACAAAAATGtgcaaaatgtttcaaaagaaaagagcGTTCTGACAGAAGGGCTCTCGCCGAGTTCAGGAGAAAAAAGTCATGGAGCTTCTGGCAGCTCATCTATTATAACGGCTCAAAAGGAACAAAAATTAACTCAACATTCAAGCAGCGATGACATGACCAGAAAAGAGGATGCGATCGAACTTTCAAAGAGCGCTGGTGCAAGCGAAAATAGTGATTTTTCAGATCAAGAATCTTCTTCAGATTCTGATAACGGCCGACCCTACGGCTGCATTCATTGTAATAAAAGTTTCGATCAGCCTGTTGCTCTTGTATATCACTTTCGCATTCACGGAAAGCCTTTCATATGTAAATGCTGCAAAAAAAAGTATCGCCAAGCTCCAGACTTTATAAAACACATTCAGAAGCACGCTGGAGAAGGAGGAACGCCGTTTAGTTGTCCAGACTGCAGTAAAGGTTTATGTAGAAAAGTTAATTTGAACAAGCATTTGACGATTCATAGACCGAAGAAGAAAGATTCGGGTAAGCATACGATGATTCACGGAAACAGCCCAAAGACAGACATGGAAAAGCATGAGATTATTCATGGAGATAGTTCGAGCAAAGCAGACCTGGAAAAACAAAAGGCGATCCATGGAAACAGCCCAAATAAAGTAGACCTGGAACAGCATATGACGATCAGGGGAAATAGCTCAAATAAGGTAGACATAGAAAAGCAGAAGATAGTCCATGGAAATAGCCCAAACAAGATAGACCAGGGAAAGCATGTGACAATCCCTGGAAACAGCCCGAAAAAGGTATATCTGGAGCAGCATATGACGATCCACGGAAAAAGCCCAAGTAAACTTGATCTGGAAAAGCATAGGATGGCCCACGGAAAGAGCCCAAGTAAACTTGATCTGGAAAAGCATAGGATGATCCACGGAAAGAGCCCAAGTAAACTTGATCTGGAAAAGCATCGGATGATCCACGGAAAGAGCCCAAGTAAACTTGATCTGGAAAAGCATAGGATGATTCACGGAAAGAGCCCAAGTAAACTTGATCTGGAAAAGCATAGGATGATCCACGGAAAGAGCCCAAGTAAACTTGATCTGGAAAAGCATCGGATGATCCACGGAAAGAGCCCAAGTAAACTTGATCTGGAAAAGCATAGGATGATCCACGGAAAGAGCCCAAGTAAACTTGATCTGGAAAAGCATAGGATGATCCACGGAAAGAGCCCAAGTAAACTTGATCTGGAAAAGCATAGGATGATCCACGGAAAGAGCCCAAGTAAACTTGATCTGGAAAAGCATAGGATGATCCACGGAAAGAGCCCAAGTAAACTTGATCTGGAAAAGCATAGGATGATTCACGGAAAGAGCCCAAGTAAACTTGATCTGGAAAAGCATAGGATGATCCACGGAAAGAGCCCAAGTAAACTTGATCTGGAAAAGCATAGGATGATTCACGGAAAGAGCCCAAGTAAACTTGATCTGGAAAAGCATAGGATGATCCACGGAAAGAGCCCAAGTAAACTTGATCTGGAAAAGCATAGGATGATCCACGGAAAGAGCCCAAGTAAACTTGATCTGGAAAAGCATAGGATGATCCACGGAAAGAGCCCAAGTAAACTTGATCTGGAAAAGCATAGGATGATCCACGGAAAGAGCCCAAGTAAACTTGATCTGGAAAAGCATAGGATGATCCACGGAAAGAGCCCAAGTAAACTTGATCTGGAAAAGCATAGGATGATTCACGGAAAGAGCCCAAGTAAACTTGATCTGGAAAAGCATAGGATGATTCACGGAAAGAGCCCAAGTAAACTTGATCTGGAAAAGCATAGGATGATCCACGGAAAGAGCCCAAGTAAACTTGATCTGGAAAAGCATCGGATGATCCACGGAAAGAGCCCAAATAAGGCAGACCTGGTAAAACATGAGATAATCCATGGAAATAGCCCAAGCAAAACAAACTTGGGAAAGCATATGGCAATCCACGGAAATAGCCCGGAAAAAGTAAACATGGAAAAACATATGACGATCCACAGTAACAGTCCGAGCAAGGTAAATCTGGAAAAGGAAAAGGCAATACATAAAAATAGCCCGAAGAAATTAGACTTGGAAAAAGGTCACGATGATCGGATGAGATAA